In one Gemmatimonadota bacterium genomic region, the following are encoded:
- a CDS encoding NAD(P)/FAD-dependent oxidoreductase: protein MRRHVVARLSGWRSSPVNQRVVVVGAGINGLVAAHYLRRAGHEVTVLERADRAGGACISAQATIDGRTQAYALGASVLGLMPDFIFRETGLIDRLETFVPTSAKRVYFPTPEASAWIHRDPAELDRELRTQWGERGDPAGFRADEARVVAFLQKGYQTATPPNVDTARHALGDTLTRLWITGSAADLLDHYFTADRTKIYMAMTVTESGPVSLAEPYSAFTLPLMDSGSVFDGYYGFVKPGLWRLLEALAEINREISVEIRLGAAVDQVDPDRGVVHFTAAGQSHRLSFDHLILATEPLTAARLVGDTATTARVEEKRFLGSAGKLTLFFRNPVRWKDAPEADADAAFRFIFSMETLAEFERATIRVTAGEVDYEPGYIQIYCEGAAMRRLGLVEPFDRLTLFFKNLALNQRGEALAEVETAVKAQVLAHIANPEDCVWSRLLAPKDLQELFLFPGGNIDHTELAPGQTFFDRQFAADPGARFYQFGRWANLSYCGAGSYPCGSITGIPGYMCAQQMIRELMP, encoded by the coding sequence ATTCGACGCCATGTCGTGGCGAGGCTTTCTGGCTGGAGGTCCTCCCCAGTGAACCAGCGAGTGGTGGTAGTCGGTGCCGGCATCAACGGCTTGGTCGCCGCGCATTACCTGCGGCGGGCCGGCCACGAGGTCACCGTCCTCGAACGCGCCGACCGGGCCGGTGGTGCCTGCATCTCCGCCCAGGCCACGATCGACGGCCGGACCCAGGCCTACGCCCTCGGCGCCTCGGTCCTCGGCCTGATGCCCGATTTTATCTTTCGGGAGACCGGGCTCATCGACCGGCTCGAGACCTTCGTGCCCACGTCGGCCAAGCGGGTCTACTTCCCAACGCCGGAGGCGAGCGCGTGGATCCACCGCGATCCGGCCGAGCTCGACCGGGAACTCCGGACCCAGTGGGGTGAGCGGGGCGATCCGGCCGGGTTCCGGGCCGACGAAGCCCGGGTCGTGGCCTTCCTCCAGAAGGGCTACCAGACCGCGACACCGCCTAACGTGGATACCGCCCGCCACGCCTTAGGCGATACCCTGACCCGGCTCTGGATTACCGGGAGCGCCGCCGACCTTCTCGACCACTACTTCACTGCCGACCGCACCAAGATCTACATGGCGATGACCGTGACCGAGAGCGGCCCGGTGTCGCTGGCCGAGCCGTACTCGGCGTTCACCCTGCCGCTGATGGACTCAGGGTCGGTGTTCGACGGCTACTACGGGTTCGTCAAACCGGGGCTTTGGCGGCTGCTGGAAGCACTGGCCGAGATCAATCGGGAGATCAGCGTCGAGATCCGGCTCGGTGCCGCGGTCGACCAAGTGGATCCGGACCGAGGCGTGGTCCACTTCACGGCGGCGGGCCAATCGCACCGGTTGTCGTTCGATCATCTGATCCTCGCCACCGAGCCGCTGACCGCTGCCCGGCTCGTCGGCGACACCGCCACTACCGCGCGAGTCGAAGAGAAACGGTTCCTCGGCTCGGCCGGCAAACTGACGCTGTTTTTTCGCAATCCGGTTCGCTGGAAGGATGCTCCCGAGGCCGACGCCGATGCCGCGTTCCGGTTCATCTTCTCGATGGAGACCCTGGCCGAGTTCGAGCGGGCCACGATCCGGGTCACCGCCGGCGAGGTCGACTACGAACCGGGCTACATCCAGATCTACTGCGAAGGCGCAGCGATGCGACGGCTCGGCCTGGTCGAGCCATTCGACCGGCTCACGCTCTTTTTCAAGAACCTGGCCTTGAACCAGCGGGGCGAGGCGCTGGCTGAGGTGGAAACGGCGGTCAAAGCCCAGGTGCTGGCCCACATCGCGAATCCGGAGGATTGCGTCTGGAGCCGGTTGCTCGCGCCAAAAGACCTCCAGGAACTGTTTCTCTTTCCCGGTGGCAACATCGATCACACCGAACTCGCGCCGGGGCAGACCTTCTTCGACCGCCAGTTCGCGGCCGATCCGGGGGCGCGCTTCTACCAATTCGGCCGGTGGGCCAACCTGTCGTACTGCGGCGCGGGGTCGTATCCCTGCGGTTCGATCACGGGGATCCCCGGCTACATGTGCGCCCAACAAATGATCAGAGAACTGATGCCATGA
- a CDS encoding aspartate aminotransferase family protein codes for MPDPTLRSLLEDAAERAIHYRESLETRGVAPTAEALTALEQFRHPLPEAGTDPATIIAELDRVGSPATMTMTGGRYFGFVNGSSLPVTVASNWLATAWDQNTALHAMSPVAAVLEDVALGWTLDALRLPATAGGAFVVGATMANFTALAAARHAVLERAGWDVDNDGLFGAPPVTVIVGDEVHVTVRRVLGLLGLGRSRTVTVPVDSQGRIRPSALPRIDGPTIVCIQAGNVNTGAFDPAAEICAWAKPNNAWVHVDGAFGLWARTVPALAGLVEGYDLADSWATDAHKWLNVPYDCGIAMVKDGSALRAAMAMTAAYLPPSAVRDPMHYSPDGSRRARAVDVWAAFLHLGRHGVAALVERCCRHAARMAAVLRDAGHQVLNDVELNQVLIAFGSDARTNRVIAAVQAAGVCWCGGTRWQGRDAMRISVSSWATTDTDVEESIRSILNAAADL; via the coding sequence ATGCCGGACCCCACGCTTCGATCCCTGCTCGAAGATGCGGCCGAGCGGGCTATCCACTACCGCGAATCCCTGGAGACCCGCGGCGTCGCCCCGACCGCCGAGGCGCTCACGGCGCTCGAGCAGTTCCGCCACCCGCTCCCGGAAGCCGGCACCGACCCCGCCACGATCATTGCCGAACTCGACCGAGTGGGCTCGCCGGCCACGATGACGATGACCGGCGGACGCTACTTCGGGTTCGTCAACGGCAGTTCCCTGCCCGTCACGGTGGCTTCGAATTGGCTGGCCACCGCCTGGGACCAGAACACCGCGCTCCATGCCATGTCGCCGGTGGCCGCGGTACTCGAAGACGTGGCGTTAGGCTGGACCCTCGACGCGCTCCGGCTTCCGGCCACAGCGGGCGGCGCCTTCGTCGTCGGGGCTACGATGGCCAACTTCACGGCGCTCGCCGCCGCCCGGCATGCCGTTCTCGAGCGAGCCGGCTGGGATGTGGACAACGACGGCTTGTTCGGAGCGCCGCCCGTCACGGTCATCGTCGGCGACGAGGTGCATGTCACCGTTCGCCGCGTGCTTGGCTTGCTCGGCCTCGGACGATCCCGAACCGTGACGGTTCCGGTCGACAGCCAAGGCCGGATCCGGCCAAGCGCCTTACCACGGATCGACGGACCGACCATCGTCTGTATCCAGGCCGGCAACGTGAATACCGGCGCCTTCGATCCCGCCGCCGAGATTTGTGCCTGGGCCAAGCCGAATAACGCCTGGGTCCATGTCGATGGCGCGTTCGGGCTCTGGGCCCGGACGGTTCCGGCCCTCGCGGGGTTGGTCGAGGGCTATGATTTGGCGGACTCGTGGGCCACCGATGCCCACAAATGGCTCAACGTACCCTATGACTGCGGCATCGCCATGGTAAAGGACGGCTCGGCGCTTCGGGCCGCGATGGCCATGACCGCGGCGTATCTCCCGCCATCGGCGGTTCGCGATCCGATGCACTACTCGCCCGACGGCTCCCGGCGGGCCCGCGCCGTCGATGTCTGGGCAGCCTTCCTCCACTTGGGCCGCCACGGGGTCGCGGCGCTCGTCGAGCGGTGCTGCCGGCATGCCGCCCGGATGGCGGCCGTCCTTCGGGATGCCGGGCACCAAGTGTTGAACGATGTCGAGCTCAACCAAGTGTTGATAGCTTTCGGCTCCGACGCCAGGACCAACCGGGTGATTGCCGCCGTCCAGGCTGCCGGGGTCTGCTGGTGCGGCGGCACCCGATGGCAGGGCCGGGATGCGATGCGGATCAGCGTCTCCTCCTGGGCAACCACTGATACCGATGTCGAAGAGTCCATCCGTTCGATCCTCAACGCCGCGGCCGACCTATGA
- a CDS encoding dehydrogenase codes for MSGVPYQVAPTSLLALRLIAIIAVVAAGDASLAPAQTRGQVVYRDKCAGCHDGDGSVRAPRSTSLNAMTARAILATLTQGAMREVGAALPEEDRRAVAEYLSRRPVAPAAFPASAYCGRPLGPTSAASALDWTAWGGSPSGTGFRTAEQAGLRAADVPGLELRWAFGFPDGTVTRSQPSVAGNQILVGGQFGEIYSLDLTTGCIQWVFEGEAAVKGVVAISPPNDMGQRTAIAADFRTTVVALDLATGTPRWKTRVGDHPSSNITGSPVVHGGLVYVPVSSMEVVAAGNPVYRCCTSSGAVVALDLVTGAVVWRHRAIEEDAKEVGTTSAGVPIFGPAGVPIWSSPTVDARRGLLYVGTGENYTRPTSPTSDAILALNLQTGRLVWSFQATADDAYNMACGIRKGANCPTAHGPDVDFGQAPLLTTLPDGREILVVGQKLGVVYALDPDHRGAVVWQARVGRGGALGGIHWGVVAGEGRVFAPVSDRLTGIDPVGEARPGLHALDLTTGAVLWSQPAPPCVARAGCFAAFSAAAAAMPGAVFAGGLDGSLRAYAADDGRLLWAFDTVRELTTVNGVAARGGAIDGPGPTIAGGMVFVSSGYAAFGQTPGNALLAFGVKRP; via the coding sequence TTGAGCGGAGTCCCCTACCAGGTGGCCCCTACGTCCTTGCTCGCTTTGCGGCTGATCGCGATCATCGCCGTCGTGGCGGCTGGTGACGCGTCGTTGGCGCCGGCCCAAACGCGGGGCCAGGTCGTGTATCGCGACAAGTGTGCCGGTTGTCACGATGGCGACGGCTCGGTCCGGGCGCCCCGTTCCACGTCGTTGAACGCCATGACCGCCCGAGCCATCCTCGCCACGCTGACGCAGGGCGCGATGCGCGAAGTGGGGGCCGCCCTTCCCGAGGAGGACCGTCGGGCGGTGGCCGAGTATCTCAGCCGCCGGCCGGTGGCGCCGGCTGCCTTTCCCGCGAGTGCCTACTGTGGCCGGCCCCTTGGCCCGACGTCCGCCGCGAGCGCCCTCGATTGGACCGCCTGGGGCGGTTCGCCGAGCGGAACCGGCTTTCGAACCGCCGAGCAAGCCGGATTGCGGGCGGCCGACGTGCCGGGCCTCGAGCTCCGGTGGGCGTTCGGATTTCCCGACGGGACCGTGACCCGGTCCCAGCCGAGCGTGGCCGGCAACCAGATCTTAGTTGGGGGGCAATTCGGCGAGATCTATTCGCTCGACCTCACGACCGGCTGCATCCAGTGGGTCTTCGAAGGCGAGGCGGCGGTCAAGGGCGTTGTCGCGATTTCTCCGCCTAACGACATGGGGCAGCGGACCGCGATCGCCGCCGACTTCCGGACCACCGTGGTGGCGCTCGACCTCGCTACCGGTACGCCCCGCTGGAAGACGCGAGTGGGGGATCACCCGTCGTCGAACATCACCGGATCGCCGGTGGTCCACGGGGGCTTGGTCTACGTGCCGGTCTCCTCGATGGAGGTGGTGGCCGCTGGGAACCCGGTCTACCGGTGCTGCACGTCGTCGGGCGCGGTCGTCGCGCTCGACCTCGTGACGGGTGCGGTGGTCTGGCGCCATCGCGCCATCGAAGAGGACGCCAAGGAAGTCGGCACCACCTCGGCCGGGGTTCCGATCTTCGGACCCGCCGGGGTTCCGATCTGGTCGAGCCCGACGGTCGACGCCCGCCGCGGCCTGCTCTACGTCGGCACCGGCGAGAACTACACCCGCCCGACGAGCCCCACCAGCGATGCGATCCTGGCCCTCAACCTCCAGACCGGCCGACTGGTCTGGTCGTTCCAGGCCACCGCGGACGACGCCTACAACATGGCCTGCGGCATCCGGAAGGGCGCCAACTGCCCTACGGCGCATGGGCCCGATGTCGATTTCGGCCAAGCGCCCTTGCTTACGACCCTGCCCGACGGACGCGAGATCCTCGTCGTCGGCCAGAAGCTCGGCGTCGTCTACGCCCTCGACCCCGACCACCGGGGTGCGGTGGTGTGGCAGGCGCGGGTGGGCCGAGGAGGAGCGTTAGGCGGAATCCACTGGGGAGTGGTGGCGGGTGAGGGGAGGGTCTTTGCGCCGGTGTCCGACCGGCTGACCGGGATCGATCCGGTTGGAGAGGCCCGGCCGGGGCTTCACGCGCTCGATCTGACAACGGGGGCGGTGCTCTGGAGCCAACCGGCCCCGCCCTGCGTAGCGCGCGCCGGCTGCTTCGCCGCATTCTCCGCGGCGGCGGCGGCCATGCCAGGGGCGGTGTTTGCCGGGGGGCTCGACGGAAGTCTTCGAGCCTACGCGGCCGATGACGGCCGGCTGCTTTGGGCCTTCGATACCGTGCGAGAGCTTACCACGGTCAACGGCGTCGCGGCGCGGGGCGGCGCGATTGATGGCCCTGGTCCGACGATCGCGGGCGGGATGGTGTTCGTCAGTTCCGGGTATGCGGCGTTCGGCCAGACGCCGGGCAACGCCTTGCTCGCGTTCGGCGTCAAGCGGCCCTGA